One genomic region from Bacillus sp. SLBN-46 encodes:
- a CDS encoding GNAT family N-acetyltransferase produces the protein MWRDSKERAIGQTEIHSFENHLNFLNHILPEQYEIDLALIDDKVVGMIAYNEKEISQLYIHIDYQGIGIGQTLLDKVKEQSSGRLTLYTFEVNENAQRFYKKNGFKIIGRGHENEENLPDIQYEWISK, from the coding sequence ATGTGGCGGGATAGTAAAGAACGGGCTATTGGCCAGACAGAGATTCATAGCTTTGAAAATCATTTAAATTTTTTAAATCATATATTACCTGAACAGTATGAAATAGATTTAGCATTAATTGATGACAAAGTAGTTGGAATGATTGCCTATAATGAAAAGGAGATAAGTCAACTTTATATTCATATTGATTATCAAGGAATCGGTATAGGTCAAACATTACTAGACAAGGTAAAAGAACAATCAAGTGGGAGATTAACATTATATACATTTGAAGTAAATGAAAACGCACAAAGATTTTATAAAAAGAATGGATTTAAAATCATTGGTAGAGGGCACGAAAATGAAGAAAATTTACCTGATATTCAATATGAATGGATATCTAAATAA